The nucleotide window GTGTATGCACATAAAGATTATATGGGAATTGTGAGAAACGAATTTCTCAACGGGGCAGAGATATTTATGTACCAGGCTGGAAACACACCTCTCATGCATGAAACGAATAAAATGTTATGTCTCTGTCGTAAGTGCAAGAATACCAAATTTGCTCGAAGTGAAACGGTTTAGAAATATATAGTAAATAGAGGATTTACCCCCACATTACTACATTTGATTTCATCATGGAGAAGGTGATAGTAGGAATGTAACAGGGAAGAACCAAgtgatcatttttattttgaaagtaGTCACCCTCAGGAAGATCATATTGTAGATCATGATAGGATGCAAGACATGATTATAGATGCATTTCGTGAAACAACCTCAGTAGTTACTCAATAAGTAAGAAATGTAGAAGAACCTAACTTTGATGTGAAAATGTTCTATAAAATGCTAGACGCAGCTAATCAGCCAATTTATGAAAGTGGTGGAGAAGATCTTTCTAAATTGTCATTGACAGCTAAGATGATGATTATCAAAACTATTCATAATTTATCTGAAGTTTGTATGGATGCATGGACTGGAttgtttaaaaagtatatatatatatatatatttgagagaaaaagaccaaaatgtaaattattaattaatctactatttcatttaattttttttcgtaCAAAACCTctgtagaaatataaaatataaaaatacgaAGATTTGAGATAACATGGATCCATGATCCTTCCATCGTATGAGTCTTTTATCCTTGTAACAAATTAATAATGTGCTAAGACTCAGAAATGAGATGAAGAAACTTATGCATACAAATTACATGCTTGCCAAAAACTATGGAAACTACAAAAGCACAACTATCTCGGACTACTTATAATATAAAGGTCaacattaatacaaagtttGTAACTTGGTCCTTCATCCTTTCTTGGGATGCTTGTTGGCATTGTAAAACCTTCCAAATCCTTTGAAAGCCTTAGATAGCTTCACAAGGTTAGGCCTCGCAATTCCCAAATGCATCTTCCCTGTTGAGAACTTCAGTGCCTGTAAGCAGCACAGTTGCTGCTGATCAATCACATCATCATCGTCTTCCTCTTCCACTGCTACTTCCTTCTTCTCTATGCTCTTCGTCTTCATCATCGTCATCGACTTCTTGGTTTTCATCTTCGTCTCCTTCTTCTTATCTTCTTCGGTTTGCTTCTTCTCTGTTTCGGTCTCGTAAGTCTCCCAAAGCTGATCCATCCCTTGTCCTACGTCAGCGTTGTGTCGTTCCTCGAACAGCTTGCATGCCAATGTTCTCCTCCACTCTTTCTCTTTCCTCATTGACCCAAAGCTCTTAAGagaaacatcttcttcttcttttttcttctcttctccgaGAAAGTCGCTCAGTCTTGGGAGATCATTACAATCTCCGACAAGATCTACTTTTTGCGCCTTGGATTCTTCTTTTGTCGGCTCTTTCCAAAACTGCCCTTCTCCATTATCTAGGACAACGTCACTTTCTCGCTTGACTTTCTGTTCTTCTACGAGTTCCTCTTCAcacttctcttctttctccaaGTCCATATGATCCTCCAACTTCAGCGGTTGGATCTCAACTTGTTTCTCATCGGTCAGAGATTTCAACACGGTGATGCTGACCTCATGGCTACAGAATTTGTCAACAAATGTTACCTCCATACTCTCATCCTCGGACGCACATTCCATCGAGCAAGCCTCAACGACCATCTTATAGGCTTCCAGTTCGTTAACATCCTCATTGTTGACATCAAACTTGGGTTCCAAGACACTACCGAGCTTACTACAAAAGGAAACGAGGAAGCCTGGTTGGGTTTCGAGTGATTCAGAGTCGGGAAAAGTGTCGTGAAGATGCAGAGTACTGAGTAAAGCGAGAAGCAAGAGTGTGGTGGTGACGAAGAGTGGTGAGAGAAAAGATAGAATCTTGAACATGTAAGGTGAGAAGAAGAGTAcgtaagaaaaatagaaagggTGAGAGATTATAAACGAACAAAAGAGTTGAAAGTCAGAGAGAAGTAGTGAAGAAAAAACAATCTTCTTCATGTTTTGATTCTCTTCTGGAGATGATGACAAGGCAAATTCAGACATTGTTTGTCAATGGCGGCGACAAAGAAGCTTagccaagtttttttttgttcttttgctTTGCTCTGTCACAGCACAAAGATAGAAGATTTAAGTGAGGATTTGGAAGGAAAGAGTGGTGTGAATATAAGAAGGACATGAGAGAGTGAGAGAAACatagacaagaaaaagaaagctaCTTTTGAAAGTTACCTTTCTTTTCACCCGTTGGGTCAATTCAGTAACCACCACCATCACCCTTTTCTTTTGCTTAGTCTATATGTTCCTGaccttgacaaaaaaaaaacgcattAACGGTTTTATCAAAACAATACAAAACTTTGTGCAATTGTCTACAGGGAAGGTGGCCAAAATCATTTTGAGAATTGTGATAAGTCTAGCTCATGTTTTGACTTTGACAGTTTTGTGAATTGTAATAAGTCTAGATCATCACTGCAGGAGAACCTAGCTAAGAACTAATCTagagttttacaaaaaaaaaaaaagtgttcaaCTGTCCTAATTGTTGTCATGAGTGTACTACAACAACACCAATAATCTTATCCTAAGACACCTTCAATCACGGAGCTGGCTAGTTCATACAAGTAACTAACTAAAGAGATTAGACTCTTAGTGGTTGCATATGGGAAAAACATCATGGGTACTCAAGTGCAGCTCATTATTAGCTATTTTGtctccattttttcttttctacttCTTCTAAATGGACCCATAATGGTTCTTCTTTTTTCGATCTCTTTGTCCTTAAATCTTACTTTTTACTAACCGAGAGGTATCTTAAGAGGACTTGTCTCCACCATTCCTTTTTATCTCTCTCCAATTAGTCACTGGGGATCACAAAATTGGTAAAAGCAAAATTATTAGACAGAGTGAGTAAAAGTGAAGCGATACTGGAATACCTCATGGTCTCAATGAGACCGTACTACATATAGTGGATGCAGCAGTAACAGTATTATTTGTTTCACTTTTCATTCCTTCACCAAACGATCAGACAGAAAACAACACATGAAATTTAATGTAATAATACTATTTGAAATCTCAAGGGAACCAATTAATCAAGTAGCTAAAAAAAAAGTATCCAATATTCCACCTTTAGGACAAGGTGAATCTTCATCTTTGGAGAATATTGACAAAATTGTTGCGccattaacatttttttttttgctaagaatgttAATTTCATTTAAGAGATAAGGTTTGACTACAAAAGCGATTAAACCTATACAAGAGTTACCCTggcaaaacagaaacaaaaaacaGGGTAACAATAAGACTTTGCAATACAATTAACTCCATGAGCGAGCTGATGGAGAGAATACAGGAGCAGTGTGATGGGTCATATGAGATATCTTCATATGAGCCACATGGCCATAAGGGAGCTGAACTTTCTGCGCTTCCTTGCTACATTGATGGAGTTAATGATATGCCTATTAATTCCCTTGAAAGCCACcagaggagggagcaggatctGATTATGAAGCATATTGTTTCTCTGCTGCCATATGGTGTATGTAAGAGCTTGAGTCACCATCACTCGCAGGACTGATGGAGCCGTGGCCGTAGAGGAAGAAGCCCACAACATGAGGTCTTGCCAGTTGGAAAGAGCTGGGATCGGGTCTATGATTCGCCGTTTTATTTCCGACCATAGGACCCCCGCATAGGAGCAAGAGAGCATCAGATGGTCTCTAGTTTCCTGTTGAGTAGAACATATACAACAGGTCGTAAGAATCTGCATACCCCAAGAGGCAAGCCGACTTCTTGTAGGCAATCTGTTAAGCTTTGTAACCCATAGATGAAAAGCATGCTTGGGAGTGGCACCAGTAAACCAGATATGCTTTGCTATGGCCTGGATAGGGGCTCGAGGTCTTAGcacttcccaagtctttgaaGAAGAGAAAACTGGGCTTGATTTTCCATTTGTTAACCAGCTAAAAGTGTCAGGTCCTCTATCCAGAGAAGGCGTAGGAAAGCTTGTAAGGAAGGCGTGTAGAGCGACTTCCATGTCTGATCTTGGATGTGGCAACCTCCAGCCTTGCACGTCATATGCATCAGCCACCGACGCGTCAATATGAATCCTCAGGTTGCGGGTGCCGTTCGTACCGAAGACGTTGATTAGAGGGCCAAGGGGGGTCCATCTATCATACCAGAAACTTGTGTTGAGGCTGCAGTGAACTTCAACAATAAGAAACCTTGATATTAGATCTCTGAGCCGAAGTATGCAACGCCAATTCCAGGACATGAGAGGCGATTCCGTTTGGGTCCAGAAGCTGTAGGaggtacaagaagaagaagaagctattaGATCTCTGAGCCGAAGTATGCAACACCACTAGcatttgtgaagaagaagaaacaatgaGTCAGAGAAACATAACAAGGAGGTACAAGatgaaaaattatttgtaaatgCGCCATGGGTGGGTACAATATACGAATCTGACAATCCGGATGGATCCAAGAAAAGGAATCCATAGATCCACATCCGGAGAATTAGATTTAAAGATCAAGACATCTAGACACGATCAGAATATGTTTTCATGTATAGTTTTCTAATATACactataacctctttaaattaatactctataaattaatatacactaagaatctctataaaataatataattttataatcccaaattgaaattttgttttaattagtatatcgataaagttaatatctctataaattaataaaaaaattatagttttggtgtagtcccaacattattaatttatagaagtttcaCTGTATATCAAAATGAAAGATTGTGTTATATAGATGGTTCATCGAAGCAAGACAATATTGTACCCATGATAAGGATTATTTAGCATTCAATAAGGATGTGAGGAACAAATGGGGGCAGAGAATATCATATGTAGTCTTTTACTTCAAAATGCTGAATTTAAAGCCCTCATCTAGGTGATCTCTCTCACTTCCACATGTGTAAAGCTTTCATTTGGGTAATAAAGTTCGAAAGTAAATTATACAGCACTGCTCAGAGCTGATATGTTTTCTCAATTCCTATAGAGAAGTTTAAGAGATAGGGATGTACAAATTTTTGAAGACTTTAATATTCTTAGATATTCTTTcgaaaaattacaaaaatgaataAGTTAGCACATGATATTCGTCAACAGCACTCatatatctaattatataaagaaGTGTTTGCTTCTCTCCTGTGATGCCACCTAAGAAAATAGGGGAAGGAGAGTTCAACACGTGTCATGGTAAACGAATTTTGTTTCCGGTAGTTTTCCACTGGGCTTTATCATTCGTGTATGTGTTATTTTTTGTGGGCCTGTACAGAAATTTAATTTGTCTATTGTTGAAGACAATCTTTGACATCGAAACTTCTATAGCCCTAAAGTTTTTCTTCTGTTCATCTTGCCGGCGGAAAAATCTTGAAACGTTACAGAGTTTGAATCATTCAAGTTGAATGAATTGAAGCGTCGTCTTTAATGGAGTAATAATTGTTCTCTACACCTCACACCTCACCCAATCTGTCATCGAATGCAtcctcttttactttctttttcagAACCTTCACCTATAAAAACGTAAGTCCTACCCAGTGAATTTCATCAGTTCTATCATCCCAATCATAAGCTTTCCACCTTAGATTTTCTTACCTGATTATATCTCTGATTCCTCTTTACTATGTGTTTGCGTTCTGTTTTGGTCACATGTTGATTTTTTGTTACTGAGCCGAACAATTGTTTGCATTGTTTACACCCGCCTAGGTCTCCTTTTCTatgttaatgattttaataagtaCCTGACTAAATTATAGAGTTCCTAATGATGTTGCCTATCGATCTCTTTAGGTGTCAAGAAGCCCATCAAGTGAGCAGGACGTAGCAAAGCGTCTGTAAAGGAACCAAACTAAACAAAAAGGTCAAACAAGTGTCTTCTTCGTTTTCATATAATCATTGCCTACTGGCTACTGCTTCTTCAATTTAATTTGTTCAGTAGTTTACAAGGATTAAACTTTTTGGCTGTCCAAAACTTTTTCATCTGTGAAATTTACTGAAGGTTAGAAGAGTAGATTTTTTGTCAGTTATTGTTTTCATCATTATAGTTTCTACCTTTGTGCTAATGCTGGACTTTTTTATGATTCAAAGGTAATATTTCTGTAGGACTTTCAAGATGGAGCATCCTAAGGAACAAATATATTGCTGCTTTGCTGTGAGTGGCTCCTTCTCACCTTGAAGGTTCTTTTGTAACTTAGCCTCTTGATCTTGATTGGCACTTTGGCGTTGAATTTGAATGCAAAAACAGGTTAGAAATTAAATCTACCGGAGACAATGCTATACGTTCTCTCAGAACGTACTCATAATTGTGTTATTATCTCAGTTGACATGTTCTTAAACTAAGTCTGATACTTGCATTTCAATAATTCAGAAGAAGGCATCTTATGTTGCTAATGCTGAAAAGTGCAAGGTTGACTACCACAAATACCTGGTAAAGCAAGTGCCAAACGAGAGTCAATTTATATATTGGCTGTTATTTGAGTCGCTGACCAATCATTGATTTGTTACGATATTAAGGAGGAAGGCCGAAAGGAAGATGAGGCCATTCAATTATATTCTCAGAGGTTAATGATGAAGACGATGCTTAGGATGGTAGTTAAGAGGTCagtggttgttttttttttattacgcATCATGATTCATGGCATATTAGAAACTTTCTTTCATATGTTCAATTTTGTATAATCAAAGTCATGAGGAAGCCGATGACTAAGAAGTTGAGGTTTGTAGCATGAGTATAGATAGCTGCAAAATCTCTCTGCTatctaaaaaaaatcttttctcTAAATGTTTATGGAGCTGATTAGAATGTCTTTCTTGATCTTTTTTTCTGCTTCAGTACTTCCACAATACATATTATAAAactgttaatttattattatctcATCAAATCT belongs to Brassica rapa cultivar Chiifu-401-42 chromosome A07, CAAS_Brap_v3.01, whole genome shotgun sequence and includes:
- the LOC103828577 gene encoding uncharacterized protein LOC103828577, which encodes MSEFALSSSPEENQNMKKIVFSSLLLSDFQLFCSFIISHPFYFSYVLFFSPYMFKILSFLSPLFVTTTLLLLALLSTLHLHDTFPDSESLETQPGFLVSFCSKLGSVLEPKFDVNNEDVNELEAYKMVVEACSMECASEDESMEVTFVDKFCSHEVSITVLKSLTDEKQVEIQPLKLEDHMDLEKEEKCEEELVEEQKVKRESDVVLDNGEGQFWKEPTKEESKAQKVDLVGDCNDLPRLSDFLGEEKKKEEEDVSLKSFGSMRKEKEWRRTLACKLFEERHNADVGQGMDQLWETYETETEKKQTEEDKKKETKMKTKKSMTMMKTKSIEKKEVAVEEEDDDDVIDQQQLCCLQALKFSTGKMHLGIARPNLVKLSKAFKGFGRFYNANKHPKKG
- the LOC117126816 gene encoding uncharacterized protein LOC117126816, whose protein sequence is MSWNWRCILRLRDLISRFLIVEVHCSLNTSFWYDRWTPLGPLINVFGTNGTRNLRIHIDASVADAYDVQGWRLPHPRSDMEVALHAFLTSFPTPSLDRGPDTFSWLTNGKSSPVFSSSKTWEVLRPRAPIQAIAKHIWFTGATPKHAFHLWVTKLNRLPTRSRLASWGMQILTTCCICSTQQETRDHLMLSCSYAGVLWSEIKRRIIDPIPALSNWQDLMLWASSSTATAPSVLRVMVTQALTYTIWQQRNNMLHNQILLPPLVAFKGINRHIINSINVARKRRKFSSLMAMWLI